The Hymenobacter sp. 5317J-9 genome has a window encoding:
- the trpS gene encoding tryptophan--tRNA ligase translates to MSRILTGIQSTGRPHLGNLLGAILPAIELSKNPANDSLYFIADLHSLTTVRDPELLRANTYAVAAAWLACGFDTEKNLFYRQSDVPQVTELTWYLSCFTPYPMLANAHSFKDKSDKLSDVNAGLFTYPVLMAADILLYDAEVVPVGKDQIQHLEIARDIASAFNNRYGETLVLPQARVDEQLMTIPGTDGAKMSKSYGNIIDIFLPEKDLLKAIKTIISDSTPLEAPKNPDTDVTFKLYALLATPTEIETMRANYLAGGYGYGHAKKELYELILRRFAVERERFDFYMNNLPELDAALAIGAKRAQEYGAGVLAKVRQKVGYGK, encoded by the coding sequence ATGTCCCGCATCCTTACCGGCATCCAAAGCACGGGCCGCCCCCACTTGGGCAACCTGCTAGGCGCCATCCTGCCCGCCATCGAGCTGTCGAAAAACCCGGCCAACGACTCGCTCTACTTCATCGCCGACCTACACTCGCTCACCACCGTGCGCGACCCCGAGCTGCTGCGCGCCAACACCTACGCCGTGGCCGCCGCGTGGCTGGCCTGCGGCTTCGACACCGAAAAAAACCTGTTCTACCGGCAGTCCGACGTGCCGCAGGTGACGGAGCTGACCTGGTACCTGAGCTGCTTCACGCCCTACCCCATGCTGGCCAATGCGCACAGCTTCAAGGATAAGAGCGACAAGCTCTCGGACGTAAACGCCGGCCTCTTCACCTACCCGGTGCTGATGGCAGCCGACATTCTGCTCTACGACGCCGAGGTGGTGCCCGTGGGCAAAGACCAGATTCAGCACCTGGAAATTGCCCGTGACATTGCTAGCGCCTTCAACAACCGCTACGGCGAGACGCTGGTGCTGCCCCAGGCCCGCGTCGACGAGCAGCTCATGACCATCCCCGGCACCGACGGGGCCAAGATGAGCAAGAGCTACGGCAACATCATCGACATCTTCTTGCCCGAAAAAGACCTGCTGAAGGCCATCAAAACCATTATTTCGGACAGCACCCCGCTCGAAGCGCCCAAAAACCCCGACACGGACGTGACATTCAAGCTGTATGCGCTGCTGGCCACGCCGACCGAGATTGAGACGATGCGCGCCAACTACCTGGCCGGCGGCTACGGCTACGGCCATGCCAAAAAGGAGCTGTACGAGCTAATTTTACGCCGTTTTGCCGTGGAGCGCGAGCGGTTCGACTTCTACATGAACAACCTGCCCGAGCTCGACGCAGCGCTGGCCATCGGCGCGAAGCGCGCCCAGGAATACGGCGCAGGCGTGCTGGCCAAAGTGCGACAGAAAGTAGGCTACGGGAAGTAA
- a CDS encoding queuosine precursor transporter, whose product MTPFAHKKQQLYLVLSGIFIVNALLAEIIGVKIFSLLPLMGRDDNLTAGVLIWPVVFVTTDIINEYFGKAGVLRVSYLTMALILFAFGVIYLTTKLPPAAFWLDVNKTDNLGRPFNIDFAYQSIFRQGLGIITGSIVAFAVGQVLDATIFAAIRKATGGRFVWLRATGSTLVSQLVDSFVVLYVAFYLFGNWSFNQVISVANTNYWYKFAAAILLTPVLYLAHFLIDRYLGPEETAELQEEAVENVSV is encoded by the coding sequence ATGACTCCCTTCGCGCACAAAAAGCAGCAGTTGTACCTCGTGCTGAGCGGCATTTTCATCGTGAATGCGCTGCTGGCCGAAATCATTGGGGTGAAGATATTCTCGCTGCTGCCGCTGATGGGCCGCGACGACAACCTCACGGCGGGCGTGCTCATCTGGCCGGTGGTGTTCGTAACCACCGACATCATCAACGAGTATTTTGGCAAGGCCGGGGTGCTGCGGGTGAGCTACCTCACCATGGCCCTCATCCTGTTTGCCTTCGGCGTTATCTACCTCACCACCAAGCTACCGCCGGCCGCCTTCTGGCTCGACGTGAACAAAACCGACAACCTGGGCCGGCCGTTCAACATCGACTTTGCCTACCAGAGCATTTTCCGGCAGGGGCTGGGCATCATCACCGGCTCCATTGTGGCGTTTGCGGTGGGGCAGGTGCTCGATGCCACCATTTTCGCGGCCATCCGCAAGGCTACGGGCGGGCGCTTCGTGTGGCTGCGGGCCACGGGCTCCACGCTGGTGTCGCAGCTCGTCGATTCGTTTGTGGTGCTCTACGTGGCGTTTTACCTGTTCGGCAACTGGAGCTTCAACCAAGTGATTTCGGTGGCCAACACCAACTACTGGTACAAATTCGCGGCGGCCATTCTGCTCACCCCGGTGCTCTACCTGGCCCATTTCCTGATTGACCGCTACCTGGGCCCGGAAGAAACGGCCGAGCTGCAGGAAGAAGCCGTTGAGAACGTAAGCGTGTAA